A stretch of the candidate division KSB1 bacterium genome encodes the following:
- a CDS encoding amidohydrolase, which produces MRYLFGLFILMLLTACSRQPHADLVVKNAKIWTVNPNQPEAEALAVQRGKIVAVGSAAEIEKWIDNSTRVIDAAGKRIVPGFTDAHTHFLTGGQSLLTIDLRDCKNEKEFLARLKAYADKLPPGRWITGGNWDHERTFGGVLPTRQLIDKVTPNNPVAINRTDGHMLLANTLALRKAKITIDTSEPEGGVIIKDSRTGEPTGILKDDAMNLVYHVIPAATPEELDECLAAAMKYAAEVGVTSIHDMLSWNDWSAYERARSNGTLTVRVSAYFPISTWERVVALRDSVKSDEWLRVGGLKGFVDGSLGSSTALMFAPFADDSTNRGTYVSDWFPAGIMHQRVKAADAAGLQIAVHAIGDSANSEMLDIYEQVAKENGPKDRRFRIEHAQHLHPKDISRFKTLGVIPSMQPYHCIDDGRWAEKRLGAERSQTTYAFRSLLDAGANLAFGSDWFVAPLDPIQGIYAAVTRQTLDGGHPHGWVPQQKISVAEAVKCYTINDAYAEFAENKKGSLEVDKWADFVMLSDDIFAIDPVQIRKVKVVMTVVGGKVVFEK; this is translated from the coding sequence ATGCGCTACCTTTTTGGCTTGTTCATTTTGATGCTTCTAACTGCCTGCAGTCGGCAGCCGCATGCCGATCTGGTCGTCAAGAATGCCAAGATTTGGACCGTCAATCCCAACCAACCCGAGGCGGAAGCCCTGGCTGTGCAAAGAGGCAAAATCGTCGCAGTCGGCAGCGCGGCAGAGATTGAAAAATGGATCGACAACTCAACGCGCGTGATCGACGCCGCCGGAAAAAGAATCGTTCCCGGCTTCACCGATGCGCACACGCATTTTCTCACCGGCGGCCAAAGTTTGCTCACCATCGATTTGCGCGACTGCAAAAACGAAAAAGAGTTTTTGGCCCGGCTGAAAGCTTATGCCGACAAACTGCCGCCCGGACGCTGGATCACCGGCGGCAACTGGGATCACGAGCGCACCTTCGGCGGCGTGCTGCCGACACGCCAGCTCATTGACAAAGTCACACCCAACAACCCGGTCGCCATCAACCGCACCGATGGCCACATGCTGCTCGCCAATACCCTCGCGCTGCGAAAGGCCAAAATCACCATTGATACCTCCGAGCCGGAAGGCGGGGTGATTATCAAAGATTCGAGAACCGGTGAGCCGACCGGCATTCTCAAAGATGACGCGATGAATTTGGTTTATCATGTGATTCCTGCTGCAACTCCCGAAGAGTTGGATGAATGCCTGGCGGCGGCCATGAAATATGCTGCCGAGGTCGGTGTCACTTCGATTCACGACATGCTGAGCTGGAACGACTGGTCTGCTTACGAACGCGCGCGGAGCAATGGCACGTTAACGGTTCGCGTCAGCGCTTATTTCCCCATCAGCACGTGGGAGCGCGTTGTCGCTTTGCGCGATTCCGTCAAAAGTGATGAATGGCTGCGCGTCGGCGGCCTCAAAGGTTTCGTTGATGGCTCGCTCGGCTCTTCCACCGCATTGATGTTCGCGCCCTTTGCCGATGACTCCACCAACCGCGGCACGTATGTTTCCGATTGGTTTCCCGCCGGCATCATGCACCAACGCGTGAAAGCCGCGGATGCGGCCGGCTTGCAAATCGCTGTGCATGCCATCGGCGACAGCGCCAATTCAGAAATGCTGGATATTTACGAGCAAGTTGCAAAAGAGAACGGCCCGAAAGATCGGCGCTTCCGCATCGAGCACGCGCAGCATTTGCATCCCAAAGACATTTCACGTTTCAAAACGCTCGGTGTAATTCCCAGCATGCAACCCTACCATTGCATCGACGACGGCCGCTGGGCCGAAAAACGCCTCGGCGCCGAACGCAGCCAAACCACCTACGCATTTCGCTCGCTGCTTGATGCCGGCGCCAATTTGGCTTTTGGCTCTGATTGGTTCGTCGCGCCGCTGGATCCGATTCAAGGCATTTACGCCGCGGTGACTCGCCAAACCCTTGATGGCGGCCACCCCCATGGCTGGGTTCCCCAACAAAAAATTTCCGTCGCCGAAGCGGTGAAATGTTACACCATCAACGATGCGTATGCCGAATTTGCCGAGAACAAGAAGGGCAGTTTGGAAGTCGACAAATGGGCGGATTTTGTGATGCTCTCGGATGATATTTTTGCGATTGACCCGGTGCAGATTCGCAAGGTGAAAGTGGTGATGACGGTGGTGGGAGGGAAGGTGGTTTTTGAGAAATAA